Part of the Rubritalea squalenifaciens DSM 18772 genome, GCGGATGGAGGTGAAGTTGATCTTGTTCGGCCAGTTTTCAATCGGGATGTTGTAGGTCTCCACGGTGCCATTGGTGCGGGTGGTGATGCCAGTGACATCGTAGGTTTCTGGGATGTCGCTCTGGTTGTTGTTATATGATTCAGCGAACGCGATGACGCCGGTGATTGCCAGGGCTGTGGCTGAAAGGAGGCTGATTTTCATGACGGGTAGCGGGTGATCGTCACGGGGTATAGCACGGCGAACCTTAAACTGAGATTAATGGGGGCTAAACTTCTGGAAAGCTATGGAAGAATAGGTTAACCACAGAATTGACGGAAGGCACAGAATGCCTGCTAGATGCGTATGAAGAAGTTCGATGTGATGAATATGTGGCGATGCCTGTTGGCCGCCGGAGCATTGCTCGGCCCAGTGGGGTGCGAGGGTGAGGGGCAGAACACGACTGCTGAAGCGCAGGCGAAGAGGGAGCATTTTATTTTGGAGATCAAGCGCTTGCAGGCTGGTGTGAAGGGGAGGCCGGGAGTGAAGCGGGAGTTTGCAGCAGTGGAGCCTGAGGAGCTGAGGAACTATGTGCGTTTTAATCGTTTTCTTTTCTTAATGCCGAAGACGATTAGTTTGGGAGAGACAGAGTATAAGATGGAGACCCTGAAAGTGGAGGGGAGTGAAATGTGGTTCAAGGCTGGTATCCGCACGGAGCTGGATGAGGAGGGTGTTCAGGTGCAGCAGACGATGAAGGCTCTGGAAGAGGTGTTTAGCACGCGTGAGTTGGGTGAGATGAACTTGGAGGAACTGGAGAAGAGCTATGAGCAAACCGTGATGAAGAGGTTTCTACTGCTTGGAGATGAGAGTTCTTATGAGATTTATGCGTGCTCTAACGGAAATGTGGCCTGTGTGTTGAAAGGGTTGTTTGATGACGTCGATAATGCGAATGTGTATATCGATGGAGCGTGGGTTCCGGGGCATATTCCGAAGGCTAGCCAGGCAGAGAGAGAGGTGTTTTTCAAAATGTTACTGGAGAGTTCGAGTTGCCTGAAAGAGGCGACATGGAGCGAGGATGAATATTGGGAAGTCTTCATCGAGAAGAAGAAAGCGGATCCAAATTATAAGCCAAAGTCTAATGAGGAGCATTTGAAGGATCTACTCAGTGGCCGTGAATACTGGAAGGGTTTGCTAGGTGATGATGTGTCCGAGTATTCGGAGATGGATCGTGAGCGGATGAAGAATTTTGATGACGCGATCCAGATGATAAGGAGGGTATTGGAGAAAGAGCGTAAGGATGATGTGGGGCCTTCCATCGTGCCCGGTGGTTTGCGGAGCGGTGACTACACTATTAGCGATGAGGATGTAGATGAGTTTTTGAGAGAGAGTAGTCAGCAAGCTCCTGAGACGGTGAAGCCGTTGCCAGATGGGAAGTAAGTGGTGAGTGCGTTGAGATTGAGGTGTTTGATACATCTAATAAACCGTAGGGTGGTAGCGTTCTAAAATGAGACACCGATGCAACTCGTCCTAAAAAATAGCCTGAGGTACTTCTTACTCATAACCGGAGCCTTGTTTCTGATGACGGTTTTGAATGTGGTCTTATGGGATTGGGCTGTGGATGGGCGCTTATACCATACAACCGGTCTTTTCCGGGCAGAACTGGAGTTTTTAAATCCGGGATACTGGGTGACCGCAGACTACGAGCTGGTGGCGGAACTGGGTCTGGAGCGTTCCTTCAAGGACCCGGGCAAGGATCAGGTGCTACAGGGGTGGAGTGATACGAAGCTGCTTGTGCTCTGGTGGGGAATGGTGCTGGCTTCCATATTCGGTGCGCTGGGTCTGGCATGGTGGCTGGGGCCACGCGGGAGAAAAAGGTCAGCTTAAACACTAGGGTGGAAGTGCCGTTTGACGATAGATATTGATCCTCTGTGGCTGGGAGTTGTAGTCTCCGGCAATGAATGAGGTTTTCTGGTACTCGATCTATAGCTACGTTGCCCTGCTGCTAACGCAGGGGGCTTTGTGTCTGGTGAGGAAGAAAAGCGATTTCTGGGCCCGGGCTTATGTGAAGACGGCGCAGCTAACGCATGCGGTTTTCTGGGTGTTGGTGGCCGCGTACATGGCCTGGACCTTGCGGGGTGCCTACACAGACCTCATGACCGCGATTGAAAAAGGTAACGTGGTTCTGGCCAAGGCAGAGCTGAAGGAATTTCTCATGGTCACAGGATTTGCCTTCGTGCTGGCCTTCGGGATGTCGATGGTGCTGCAGTCCCATCTGCGCGACCTGTTCAACCGCAAGCGCCGCACAAGTGGAGCCCCAAGGGGACAGGAACTCCTGGAGGAAGACACGCTCTACGATACTCCTTGTTAGGTATTCATCGTTGAAATGGATCCAGGGCTTTGTTGAAGCGGGAGGATTCGTAGAAGCGGGTGGTGATGAGCTGGAGGGCTTCTTTCTGGTGGGGGAGGAGATTGGTATTGGCGGCTTGCTGGAGGATGCTCTCTGCCTGATCTAACTGATCTTGGGTAGGGTGGACGTTTTGTTCATCGATGGCGCACATGGCTTCCATGCATGCCTCGTAGCCGTGGCTGACGGAGATCTCCACGAGCTGCGGGAAATAGGCTGAGCAGTCGAACTTGCCGAGCGCGTAGACGAGGGTGCCGTTGAAGTTGATGTTTTCGGGCTTGGTCGCGGCGGCAAGCAGCTGGGGGACGAGCTCGCTGAGCTTGCCATCCATGATCTTGAGAGCGGCACGGTTGCGGACGAGAGGATCGTCCGAGATGAGGTCTTGGCGGAGTTGTTCTGTAGAGAGTTCGATGATTGAGACTTAGAGGTATGGATCAATCTTGTCTAGAAAGAGTTTTTGTTAGGTGGCGGGATAGTAAAAACGCCTTCCGTTTCGGGAAGGCGTTTGAGAGAGAGTAGGGTCTGGCTTTCTATTACTTTGCCGGGATGAGCTCCAGGACGAGGACTTCGAAGGGCTGGAGGGTGAAGGCTTGTTCGCCGCTGATCCAGTCTTCAGGGAAGTTTTGGTCTGGATAAGCGTTCTTGGCCTTGAAGGTGGTCGCGAATCCTTGCGGGATTTCGAGTTCTTTGGTTAGGTCGAATACCTTGGTGACTTCTTTGTCCGAGGAATTGCGCAGGGTGATGATGCTTTTCTCCGGTGACCAGGATGCCCAGCCGTAGATGGTTAGGTCGAGCGGGTTGCCGCCTACCCAGTGGGTGTCCGCGAGGATGCTTTCGTTCTTCTTGGCCCACTTGGCGGCCTCCGCCACCTGGTCCCAGGCTCTTTCGGTCATCATATCCGGGGTCAGGTAGAGCTCGAGCAAGTTGGCGCCGGTGCCGAAGTAGGAACGTGCGGCGTTCTTGAACTCGCTGCCCGCCTTGGACACTTTGGCTGCCTGGAAGTGGCGGCCGTGTACTAGCCCGTGGTGCATGACGGAGTTCAGCGGATAGAGTGGGGCGGGCTTAACGAATTTCTCGTAGCAGCCCCAGTCGCGGAAAGTGAGCCATTGCTCGCGCTCATCGCCGACACCCATCCAGGCGACGTCACCTGTACCAGTGCGCCAGGTGCAGTCGATGTGATTGAGCCAGAACGGGGATGGCCAGGTGCCTACAGTGACATTGATAAAGAGTTTCGGGTCGTGCTCTTTCAGCTCACTGCCGCAGCGGATGAGTGACATGAAGTGCGGGCTGACACCGGAGCCGGCTTTGTCCCACTTGTAGTAGTTTACGCCGTGGTCCTTCATAGAGCCGAGGCATTTCTCGTAGAACCACTGGTAGTAGCCAGGCTGGGAAAGGTCCATGGTGTCCTGGATGAGGCCCATTTTCTTGGCGTGCGCGGTGCGCTCATTGGCACCGGAGTAGCCGCCGAGTGGGGAGATCCAGACGCCGAGCTTGCTGTCGGCCTTGCGCGCCGCGGCGGAGACTTCGTCGAAGCCGTTCGGAAATTTCTTACGGTTGTATTCCCAGAGTCCGGCATAGAAGTCATCCCAGCCGTCATCCATGACGAAGGAGTCCACGGTCACGCCGCGTTCTTTGGTGAGTTCGCGGTGGTAGTCTTCGATGACTTTGGTGAAGGTCTCACGGGTAGGGTTCAGGCCCAGGTCGTACCAGCAGTTGTAGTGCAGCAGCTGGTGGTAGGGGGTGGAGCGCTCACGCTCCATGTAGTAGAGGAAGGCGCGGCGCAGCTGGTCCTCCGGGTAGGTGCCGGTGACGGCGGTGAAGGTGTAGCGGGAATCCTTGTCCATCGGCAGGGTGCAGGGGAAGCCGCTACGGAAGGTGTCATCGCTAAAGTAGTTTGCGGTGAAAGGCATTTCCACGCCGAAGAAAAGGGAGTTGGAGGCCACCGGGCTACCCGGCACGGATCCTACCTGACTGGCACCGCTAGCGGTGCCGCTGGTGAACTGGAGGCCGTGGATGGTGAGGGGCTTGGTGGTAGCCAGGGTGTGGCTCTGGCGGATGTAGTTGGAGCCATCACGCAGTTCGGCCATCCAGCGGACATGCAGGCCTGAGGCTTCGTGCTTGAGGGTGGCGGTCAGGGTCTGGCCGTCCTTGCTGGTGCTGGCCTTTACCGGGCCGGTGAGGGTGAACTCTGAGGAGCTGAGATTGCAGTCCAGTGCGGGGCGCGGAGTCTTGTTGATGAGTTGCTCACCTTTGGTGCTGCGGATCGTGAACTGGCCTTTGCTGCGGATATTGACGATGGCGGTGGTGTTGTCCTTGAAAACGAGAGTGATACCTGGGCCCCAGCTGAGACCTTTGTCCGTACCTTTTTTGATCTGGCAGGAAATGATCGACCAGTCCTTGGTGGACGCGGGGTATTCCGCGAAGGCAAAACTGT contains:
- a CDS encoding alpha-galactosidase codes for the protein MNTITALILTSALALPAFAATYPGKTRPGKATTQNSGDKHTLQNDVLSATWTTKDGTLTGATFTNKQSGETFSPQGELFAIATQPQQQDPERIYLAIRKSGTHLLPSISNDGKNWETLTSISLAEYPAQLATIRIGKTSSQGQNQDYVDAGETGICEIQQVRILSKDGNISDITSKPEEILKSKRPGTELEIANEQLTITAAANSFAFAEYPASTKDWSIISCQIKKGTDKGLSWGPGITLVFKDNTTAIVNIRSKGQFTIRSTKGEQLINKTPRPALDCNLSSSEFTLTGPVKASTSKDGQTLTATLKHEASGLHVRWMAELRDGSNYIRQSHTLATTKPLTIHGLQFTSGTASGASQVGSVPGSPVASNSLFFGVEMPFTANYFSDDTFRSGFPCTLPMDKDSRYTFTAVTGTYPEDQLRRAFLYYMERERSTPYHQLLHYNCWYDLGLNPTRETFTKVIEDYHRELTKERGVTVDSFVMDDGWDDFYAGLWEYNRKKFPNGFDEVSAAARKADSKLGVWISPLGGYSGANERTAHAKKMGLIQDTMDLSQPGYYQWFYEKCLGSMKDHGVNYYKWDKAGSGVSPHFMSLIRCGSELKEHDPKLFINVTVGTWPSPFWLNHIDCTWRTGTGDVAWMGVGDEREQWLTFRDWGCYEKFVKPAPLYPLNSVMHHGLVHGRHFQAAKVSKAGSEFKNAARSYFGTGANLLELYLTPDMMTERAWDQVAEAAKWAKKNESILADTHWVGGNPLDLTIYGWASWSPEKSIITLRNSSDKEVTKVFDLTKELEIPQGFATTFKAKNAYPDQNFPEDWISGEQAFTLQPFEVLVLELIPAK